The Oncorhynchus nerka isolate Pitt River linkage group LG13, Oner_Uvic_2.0, whole genome shotgun sequence sequence aatctataaataAAAAAGGTTCTGTACTTCATACACATACAACATATGAATATACTCCATACACATACAACATATGAATATACTGCATACACATACAACATATTAATATactgcatacacacacaacatatgAATATACTGCATACACATACAACATATGAATATactgcatacacacacaacatatgAATATACTGCATACACATACAACATATTAATATACTGCATACACATACAACATATGAATATACTGCATACACATACAACATATGAATATactgcatacacacacaacatatgAATATACTGCATACACATACAACATATTAATATACTGCATACACATACAACATATGAATATACTGCATACACATACAACATATGAATATACTGCATACACATACAACATATGAATATACTGCATACACATACAACATATGAATATACTGCATACACATACAACATATGAATATACTGCATACACATACAACATATGAATATACTGCATACACATACAACATATGAATATACTGCATACACATACAACATATGAATATACTGCATACACATACAACATATGAATATACTGCATACACATACATGTGTTAGGGTTTATGTCAGAGGCGATGTCTCGTGTAATGTTGTAGCTATTGTCAAAGTTTAATCCAATGTGGACCTTCTTTGTATTCCAGCATGTAGCTCTTTAAAGCTCCATCTCTCACTGCCCATCTTTGCAAATATCTTTAGTGACCGTTTGTGGAGACACGTTTTAATTGGACAGTTTAGTAATATAATTGTGTGATAGCAAACATCCATCCCCTGATGGGTGTGAATGAGATACACATGGTTTACGCACTGGATTGTTTCCTTCCCCACAGTCTGACTGTGCAAGAGAGTGCAAATGAGCCTAGTGtacaatttgtatttattttttatttaacctttatttaactaggcaagtcagttcaaatgaagaacaaattgttatttacaatgacggcctataatTAGGTGCCAAACACAGAGGGATTAAAGATTTTAACACCGGAAAGAATACTGACAATCTTTTGTTTGGAGCATTCTCTCCCAGCCACAGATGTTAATTAGAGTTTTCACTATACACTATCATAGGTAGCACCATAGGCTTAATGCTATGATAAAATGATGCATCCCTCCAATGTATTACAATTTACTGTGGGTCTTGAAATAACCATTTTAGATTCCTACCTAGTTACAGTACAAAGGTTTCCAAATCTGTATCTTATACATTGCTGGCTCAAAACCTAATATAGATGTGACTATAAAATCATACACACTTCACTACACATACATGAAATCAATAAGTAGACCTGCCATGTTAAACCGCTGGAAACAGAGACTCATCATACCCTGTTAATACAATACCATAAAAGTGACATAGCATCTGATATCAAATAACTAACCTAGCATTCTGCCATTGAAGAAAGCAAGGTGCACTGTGAGCAGAATGATTGGCAAAAAGAAAGGGTCACCAGCCAGTTGAATCACTCTGAGGAACACAAGAAAGTAGCACACCTTTGTTGAGGATGAGAAGAGGAAGTACAGCTCTCTAGATATCTGATGACTGAGTCACCCTCAGGTTTCCAGTGTTTTTCACGTTATTTGTTTTTTTGTCTGAACAATACATTAGAATGATTTCTTATCGAATGTTATCACTGTTCCCATTAATGATGATGTGCTCATCCATTTCTAAAACATGGCTGTTTATTTTCACATTGGTTTTGGCGTGATCAAAGACACTGTGATGTTCCTGTTTCCATGTTATGTTTACAATCCAGGTTTCAAGCTCCACCTTCATCAGTAAACCCCCCTTTAGAGTTCACTGTCACAtcctaaaacacagacacacacactttctcacacacacacacacacacacacacacacacacacacacacacacacacacacacacacacacacacacacacacacacacacacacacacacacacacacacacacacacacacacacacacacacacacacacacacacacacacacaagcctgtCAATTATTAAACAAACACGATACTATTTCAACCCTGTGGAGGGGAGGCACAAGATCTGCAGCCATTTGTGGGAGCCCATGGGATATCTGCTGTAAACTGTCCCATGTTCTGTCTCTGTTGTCTGGATCAGATGTTTTCTACAGATGACCACCTGAATCCTCCTCTCTACTGTTCTTCAACTGTATAGTGCCCTGTACTGTATGCTGCCTGCCAAAATGGACCCAGGTTAGTCTCTGTTCATGCCCTAATGCATGTTTAGTACTACCAACCAAAATGATTGTTTATTATTGTCTAAAATGTGTGAAACAGTGGACTTTGGGAGAAATGGGAATTTAAATTGAATGATTAGGATTacacaaaaacaaacaacaaacattACAATATTAGAtaagctgtgtgcattgagttgATGTAAAACTAAAGAAGATGGGGTTGTACAACAATCAATATTCGGCAACACTTTATTTACACCAAGCGCCATAACACATAACACGTCACTGTCATGACacatatttagacctgttgtgacatatattgcgttattttatggctggttatgacacctacataagagtgtaaaAACCCACAAAATATACCAcggtagttattttatggctggttatgacacctacataagagtgtaaaAACCCACAAAATATACCAcggtagttattttatggctggttatggcacctacataagagtgtaaaAACCCACAAAATATACCAcggtagttattttatggctggttatgacacctacataagagtgtaaaAACCCACAAAACATTTCATTACACCATAGCCTACatgtcaacagtatgtttatgtCGTATAATTGTTTTTTAAATTGACCATATTATCATTGTAATTCCACACACgttgatgtcagacatgcacctagCCCAAAGCgctgttgctgatgactgggatgattGCAGGAGCAGATTTCGGGAGCAGGACCAGACAACCTCTTTTTGACTGACGTCTAATGTAAGGGCATACACGAGATAGGCCTATCTACCTAatatgattatgatggtcataatgcttcttgactgtgtcataaagtgtatttttttttaaaatgatttaaaatatgatggaaaaacaacaacaacaaaatatttaATGAACAAAATTTTAAGCGAAAGGAAACTTCTTGGCAGGGAAAAAACAAATGAGAATAACTGTAGGTTTTGAtcctcttatgtaggtgtcacaACTAGCCAGAAAATAACGCAAtgtatgtcacaacaggtgtaaatacaTGGGACATGATACTGTTATGAAGATACATTAGGTTGCTATTATTGCTCTATTTATCCAGCAGGATTTTCAGTGATGCACAGGTCCATTATACAATCTACAAGTAAAAATGTATTCTACAGGATCTCAGTTGGTTTCAAATCTACATGCTTCCTATCTTTGCAGGCCGAAGTCTAAAACCTCTCTTTCCCAGACATGCAACACTAGAGCAGCCTGGATGCCTTGGCTCCAGCTCTGCCCTGCTGTTTGTGCTGTGATCTCAGTCAGTCAGCAAGCTCCACCCCTTCCAGAGCAGAAACTCAATAAGCCTTGACAAACCACACCGGCAGCTGGAGAATGACACCATATAACCACGCTCATTTTGCCTGGGCCTTTCATTAATCAGATGCACTGTtttccactgtagaaaccaaagtGGGTCAGTCAACTGCCCTGGACAAACTTGAGAGTTTCTCTGCTTACTTAATAGAGATCACAGGGGCCTTTCACTTCCTCTAAAATATGCCATTCATGAATAATGTTGGTCATGTAGTTATGGCTACATCATTGCTGTAGATAAacaggttttagacatttttctTCATTGCCAGTTGACCAAGAATCGCAGTCTAACCATTATAATATCTATCCTTCCTCTTTCACTTTCATTAGTCATTCAACCACCCGGCTGTGAGAGCCAGGCCCTGTCCAGTGGGAGGACAGCAGTGCAGGAGGGAAACTCAGGAACCCAACACCTTGTTGGACGTACAAGCTTACCTGTCCAAACCACTCATCTGTCATCCAACAGTGACAATGTCcacactgtctgtcctccagtGCCTAAGGCAGACAGTACTTTTGCTGCCTGTCCGCCATACAGAGCTCACAGTGACAGTGATGGGAGGTTAACCAGGGAGGAGCTGCTAAGCCAGACAGACCTGGCAGGAGGGACACCCTCGACTGTGTATCAGCCACAGATCTCCTCGGTTCAACCAGACATGACAGCATCCACCCCATCAGAAGAGCCCCCACCCTACAGCCCACCTGACCCCAAGATGACCTATATTATCTATCCCCCACAACCACCTCACTACCCAGGACCCCCTGTCATAGCCTGCCAGCCAGGACCCAACCAGCCAGCCTTCTACCAGGCCCAGTTCATGCCTTCACCCAGCTACCCTCCCAACACCATAGTAAGAGAGTATCAGAGTATCAGTATAGAGCAAAAGAAAACTAGTGTAAATGTGCTGCCAAACGTATATACTTTctcatgtggtggtggtggatggagaGATTTATTAGACACACAGTGAGTTTAGAACGGATTTGTACATTCAATTACTCCTCATAGCTGTATTGAATCACGCATGATTCCCGTACGGTTCAAAAATCGATTCCCTTATGGCCACGCGAGACTACTTCCAGATTTAACAATAGATCTGACTATTGTCCTGTGACGTAACGACAGTGTGTCATTTCTATTTGAAATCTCTATTCAAAATCAAGAATGTCCACTATTTTAATAGGTTATTGTGTCCCTGCATGTTTGCCTCTGTTGTGTTTCAGTACATGAGCGGCCCTCCACTGGGGGACGAGCAGCCTCCCCTGCCCAAGGACTACATGGTGGAGTCCCTGCTGGTCACCATCTTCTGCTGCCTTATGAGTGGCCTCATCGCCCTTTTGTACTCATATGAGGTAAATTGCCCACTCATATGAGGCACTACATCCTTAGTGCACTGACAAAGGCCTGGCTCTGAATTGAATTAGGGCAGAGAGTGGGCATGAGTTTCAGTGTAGGTGTAGTAGAATCCTAAGAATGCAGTGACACTACGAGGCCTTCCTTACGGTAATGATGACATAACAAGATGTCTGATACAGTAGAAGAAGAGTTACATAAAGTTCAATTCATTTGACTTTTATTGTACTCTATCAAACATCTTCAAACAATACATATGCTTGTTGGCTACAGACCAAGTCCTGACTGAGCTGGTTGTCTCTCCACTCTGCTCTAGACCCGTGCTGCTCTGGCCAGAGGGGACataagggaggcagagagggctTCCCAGAAGGCCCGTTTGCTGGTGTTGTTCAGCCTGATGTTTGGGGTGTTTGTTTGTGTGGGATGGATCATATATGTAGTGATATCTCTCTGTGCATAGCGATTTGCACCTGATAAACATCTActcatttacatttgagtaatttagcatacgctcttatccagagtgagtgACTTACAGTTATTGCAttaatcttaagatagctagttTTGACAACCACATACACTCCcccctttgttgctataacagcctccactattctgggaaggctttccactagatgttggaacattgctgcggggacttccattcagccacaagagcattagtgaggttgggcactgatgttgagcgattaggcctagcacgcagttggcgttccaattcatcccaaaggtgttcgatggggttgaggtcaaggctttgttcAGGccggtcaagttcttccacaccaatctcaataAACCatctctgtatggaccttgctttgtgcacggc is a genomic window containing:
- the LOC115140558 gene encoding proline rich transmembrane protein 1B, with protein sequence MLPAKMDPVIQPPGCESQALSSGRTAVQEGNSGTQHLVGRTSLPVQTTHLSSNSDNVHTVCPPVPKADSTFAACPPYRAHSDSDGRLTREELLSQTDLAGGTPSTVYQPQISSVQPDMTASTPSEEPPPYSPPDPKMTYIIYPPQPPHYPGPPVIACQPGPNQPAFYQAQFMPSPSYPPNTIYMSGPPLGDEQPPLPKDYMVESLLVTIFCCLMSGLIALLYSYETRAALARGDIREAERASQKARLLVLFSLMFGVFVCVGWIIYVVISLCA